GGATCTTTTGGTGAGATGTGTAGTCTTTAGGGACTGATAAGATTAAGTATATTGTATTTATACGTATTTGTTATGTTTTGGTGGTATTGTGGATGTGACGCAGCGTGATAATTGAATGGCTAAAACTAGTCTAAACACACCAACTCTGGACTACAGATGATAACATTTCCAAGCGCAGATGACTAGGTTAACCTAGTCACGGGTTAAAATTGTCTTCAGTACAGATGATAACATTTCCAAGTACAGTAACTTTTGGGAAGAACAGCAGCCTAACAGAGTTTTTCCTACGTACGAAACCAGTATTTCGAAATACACACTTGTTTCTGAGAATTTTGAAAGAAGTGATAAGTTTGAAGAATGCGTCATGTGACCTCCGCGTACGATGTCTAAACTCCAGAAGTTGACATTCTGCTCTACCAGCTTACTTtatttagaaaacaaaatataacttcatccttcaagttgaaaattaCTTATCCACTCCATCCATATGAGAATTGAGCTGTCGTTAAAGACATCACAGATCTTTAAGTGGCAAGTACTCTGTATCACATTTATTCGACATCACCTTTCAATACAAATCTTTACAACTATTTACTCATCACAGCTGTGGAAAtgtaatcacataatctcGTCCAAGAAAAGATATAAGAGACATGTTATAGAAATCGTAGATACAAAATTATGCGTGGCAGAGTTGCACATTGTCATTATCAAATGAGTTGCACATGATCCTCATCAAATGGCTCAGCAGTTTCATCATCCTCCGACCTGGAATCCTTGTAAGCATACCAAAAGCTCACCAAAACATAGAGAACAAGATTAACTGCGGACAATGCAGCCAAGGTCCAGTAATAATGATCCAAGCGACTCTTGTTTAGGGTGTCTTGGAACCAACTGGGTTTCCCTCCCTGTCCACTTATCTCACCCACTACATAAACAGACAAGACACCGCCTATACTCCCCATTCCCAAAAAAGCAACACAAAACCGAACCATGCACTGATCAATGGATGGAGGGACTTGCTTAACTAAGAACGAATCAATGCTACTTTCTGCAATCCCTTCAAGGCCTCCAAGGAGAAGAAACTGTGGAAGCAACCAAAACATGCTCATGGGAACCGTTTCCTCAGGCTTGTCGATTAGACCGTGGCTCTTAACCACACCCAGCCTTCGTGTCTCCACTTTTGCAGCTGTGATTGAGCATAGAATTCCAAAAATCATTGACACGGCAATTCCAATTCGGGGACCATACCTTGTTAGTTCTGCAATTTGGAAGTTAAGTTTTCCAAATAGTTGTTTGGCAAGAGTATAGAACCATACTAAGATTGGAAGAGGAACTGTGTTAGTGCGAAGGCAATTGGCATTTCTAATTTCCAGTATGGAGTTGAAAGTGGTTACATGCTACTGGAAGTTTTGGCACTACTCTTTCAATCTCATACCTCCGAGGCATAACCTGACCATATGAGAAACTTGAAaacaggtaaatcatgacatatcATGCATTCATGATAGGACTTATagttgaagttttgttttgagtctttgtaattgaaattaaaatatgagtcGGTTGGTGACATCTTTAAAAGTCCTTAATGAAttagactttgtatttttattgaatcataatttatattgttaatcTGATAAGTGTTTGGCCTTGGTGTGGCGTCTCATTGAGGAGATCATATTGCACCAGGTTCAAAGAGTTTTAGTTCAATTGGTCTTAGagttatatttgttttggaagTGTAGTCTCGCAAGTTTCTCTTCTGTGAGAAACTTGCTTTGAATAAAAGGATGTTTTGCCTTCTTGTGATATTTAGCTTTCCAACGTCTGGGATCATAGGTGaatattgtatatattttgGAAAAGCTGCTGTACTTAGTTTACTTGGTAAATCATCAAGTGC
This portion of the Prunus dulcis unplaced genomic scaffold, ALMONDv2, whole genome shotgun sequence genome encodes:
- the LOC117613645 gene encoding protein NRT1/ PTR FAMILY 5.5-like, with the translated sequence MIFGILCSITAAKVETRRLGVVKSHGLIDKPEETVPMSMFWLLPQFLLLGGLEGIAESSIDSFLVKQVPPSIDQCMVRFCVAFLGMGSIGGVLSVYVVGEISGQGGKPSWFQDTLNKSRLDHYYWTLAALSAVNLVLYVLVSFWYAYKDSRSEDDETAEPFDEDHVQLI